A genomic segment from Actinomycetota bacterium encodes:
- a CDS encoding ABC transporter permease translates to MNASKLEVSDAPTPIAPPAVEQEARSDRTFVIKPSSRWPRLDVAELWHYRELLQTLVWRDVVVRYKQTFLGVAWAILVPAFTALIYIIVFGKFADFPDGGLHYAVLVVAGVLPMQYFVSSLMNSSMSLANNLALVTKVYFPRVLLPLAAVIVPMVDLIVGLPVLVVVMWVYESWPHGWEILLAPAFLSLALLTALGAGFFLSALNVRYRDVRYVIPVLLPVLPLVSGVIYEVQELPTKWQWVLSLNPMTTVVSGWRWCVVDAVQPDLAQSAVGVSVALAMFFVGLTVFRSTEPKFADTI, encoded by the coding sequence GTGAACGCCAGCAAGCTCGAGGTCTCGGACGCCCCTACGCCCATAGCGCCGCCGGCGGTGGAGCAGGAAGCTCGATCCGACCGGACGTTCGTCATCAAGCCCTCGTCGCGTTGGCCGCGTCTCGACGTGGCCGAGCTCTGGCACTACCGCGAGCTGCTCCAGACCCTGGTCTGGCGCGACGTCGTCGTCCGTTACAAGCAGACCTTCCTCGGGGTCGCCTGGGCGATTCTCGTGCCGGCGTTCACGGCACTCATCTACATCATCGTCTTCGGCAAGTTCGCGGACTTCCCCGACGGAGGACTGCACTACGCCGTGCTCGTCGTCGCCGGAGTGCTGCCGATGCAGTACTTCGTCTCGTCGCTGATGAACTCGAGCATGAGCCTCGCGAACAACCTCGCACTCGTGACCAAGGTCTATTTTCCGCGGGTTCTGCTGCCGCTCGCTGCTGTGATCGTGCCGATGGTTGACCTCATTGTCGGTCTGCCTGTGCTCGTCGTCGTGATGTGGGTCTACGAGAGCTGGCCGCACGGATGGGAGATCCTCCTCGCACCCGCGTTTCTATCCCTCGCGCTCCTCACCGCGCTCGGGGCAGGGTTCTTCCTCTCCGCACTCAACGTCCGGTATCGCGACGTGCGTTACGTGATCCCCGTGCTCCTGCCGGTGCTGCCGCTCGTCTCGGGTGTCATCTACGAGGTGCAGGAGCTGCCCACGAAGTGGCAGTGGGTGCTCTCGCTCAACCCGATGACCACGGTTGTGAGCGGCTGGCGGTGGTGCGTGGTCGATGCGGTCCAACCGGACTTGGCACAGTCGGCCGTCGGAGTGAGCGTGGCCCTGGCGATGTTCTTCGTCGGCCTGACCGTCTTCCGCTCCACCGAGCCGAAGTTCGCGGACACGATCTGA